A genomic window from Synechococcus sp. CBW1107 includes:
- a CDS encoding GNAT family N-acetyltransferase, translated as MSLAAPTTPLQIRPYEAGDWPAVWALLEPVFRAGETFPHDPAISEAEAQLAWVEQSQAVMVAVDPAGAVVGTYYLRPNSLALGAHVANAGYVVAENCRRQGIGSRLCQHSLQAARRLGFRAMQFNLVVSTNTVSSDIRNWSSGDTKSGPLCEAVAPAC; from the coding sequence TTGTCCCTGGCCGCGCCCACTACGCCCCTGCAGATCCGGCCCTACGAGGCAGGCGACTGGCCGGCGGTGTGGGCACTGCTGGAACCGGTGTTCCGAGCTGGTGAAACCTTCCCCCACGACCCGGCCATAAGCGAGGCCGAGGCCCAGCTGGCCTGGGTGGAGCAGAGCCAGGCGGTGATGGTGGCCGTGGATCCCGCCGGTGCTGTGGTGGGCACCTACTACCTGAGGCCCAACTCCCTCGCCCTCGGCGCCCATGTGGCCAATGCCGGCTACGTGGTGGCCGAGAACTGCCGGCGCCAGGGAATCGGCAGCCGGTTGTGCCAGCACTCGCTGCAGGCGGCGCGGCGGCTGGGGTTCCGGGCGATGCAGTTCAACCTGGTGGTGAGCACCAACACCGTGTCAAGCGACATCCGGAATTGGTCCTCCGGCGACACGAAATCTGGCCCACTCTGTGAGGCTGTAGCACCGGCTTGTTGA
- a CDS encoding GNAT family N-acetyltransferase, whose product MRPPEPLGPQHQLEGFDCGNAALNRWLQQRALANERQGVSRTVVLCPDEGNAVIAYACLSAGAIVLAEVPGALRRNMPDPLPVVVLGRLAVDRRHQGQGLGRALVADALRRSLAARRLIGARALLVHAIDEQAAAFYRSLGFRPSPLSASTLMLQLSEPAD is encoded by the coding sequence ATGCGCCCGCCTGAGCCCCTTGGCCCGCAGCATCAGCTGGAAGGCTTCGACTGCGGTAACGCCGCCTTGAACCGCTGGCTGCAGCAGCGGGCCCTGGCCAATGAGCGCCAAGGGGTGTCGCGCACCGTGGTGCTCTGCCCAGATGAGGGCAACGCCGTGATCGCCTATGCCTGCCTGTCGGCTGGGGCGATCGTGCTGGCGGAGGTGCCCGGTGCCTTGCGACGCAACATGCCCGACCCCCTTCCCGTTGTGGTGTTGGGCCGGCTGGCGGTGGATCGTCGCCATCAGGGCCAGGGCCTGGGCCGCGCCCTGGTGGCCGATGCGCTGCGGCGCAGCCTTGCCGCCAGGCGTCTGATCGGCGCCAGAGCCCTGCTGGTGCACGCGATCGACGAGCAGGCGGCTGCCTTCTACCGCTCGCTTGGATTTCGCCCCTCGCCGCTCAGTGCCTCGACGTTGATGCTGCAGCTCTCAGAACCAGCCGACTGA
- a CDS encoding ATP-dependent RecD-like DNA helicase: MNKPIAGQSSGMPDNAAQPTEVLAGSIERVTFHNAENGFCVLRIKARGHRDLVTVVGHAAEISAGEWVTVSGTWVNSREHGQQFRAAFLRSSPPTTAEGIEKYLGSGMIRGIGPIYASKLVAAFGAEVFEVIEQAPERLREVPGIGQVRASRIAQAWADQKVVREIMVFLHSHGVGTARAVRIFKTYGNDAVQVMAENPYRLARDIRGIGFRTADAIAARLGIEPTATIRLRAGINYALLEASGEGHCGLPTAELLKLAGELLAVERPGADPTDTSAASRREPLEPALIQTALDLELSEGSVVADTLAGEPAIFLAHLHRDERRIAESLQELALGTPPWGAIDAAKAIGWVEQRLGLQLAASQKQAVELALACKLLVITGGPGVGKTTLINAILQILAAKKLRIQLCAPTGRAAKRMSEATGLEAKTIHRLLEFDPASYGFRRNAELPLECDLLVVDETSMVDVPLMAALLAAVPPEAALLLVGDVDQLPSVGPGQVLADAIASGALAVARLTEVFRQAASSRIITTAHAINAGTIPDLRSPPEGTSSDFYFLPAETPEQAVSLILKVVGERIPARFGFDPVGEVQVLCPMARGGCGSRSLNIELQQLLNPDPTEQVERFGWRFAPGDKVMQIANDYEKEVFNGDVGTIDAIDSDNSELSVLFPTSEAGTAGSRAVVYGWGELDHLVPAYACTIHKSQGSEYPAVVIPLLTQHYAMLQRNLVYTGLTRGKQLVVLVGQKKALAMAVKNHLGRRRYTKLAEWLAPGQRSTDMDRNHGS; this comes from the coding sequence ATGAACAAGCCGATCGCTGGCCAGTCCTCCGGAATGCCGGATAACGCCGCCCAACCCACCGAGGTGCTGGCCGGCTCGATCGAGCGGGTCACCTTCCACAACGCCGAGAACGGCTTCTGCGTCCTGCGCATCAAGGCGCGTGGCCACCGCGACCTGGTGACGGTGGTGGGCCACGCCGCTGAGATCAGCGCCGGCGAGTGGGTCACCGTCAGTGGTACCTGGGTGAACAGCAGGGAGCACGGCCAGCAGTTCAGGGCGGCCTTCCTGCGCTCCTCACCCCCTACCACCGCCGAGGGGATCGAGAAGTACCTGGGCTCTGGAATGATCCGCGGCATCGGGCCGATCTACGCCAGCAAGCTGGTGGCCGCCTTTGGGGCGGAGGTGTTCGAGGTGATCGAGCAGGCCCCCGAACGCCTGCGGGAGGTGCCGGGCATCGGCCAGGTGCGGGCCAGCCGCATCGCTCAGGCCTGGGCTGATCAGAAGGTGGTGCGCGAAATCATGGTGTTCCTGCACAGCCATGGCGTTGGCACCGCCCGAGCGGTGCGGATCTTCAAGACGTATGGCAATGACGCCGTGCAGGTGATGGCGGAGAACCCCTACCGCCTGGCGCGCGACATCCGCGGCATCGGCTTCCGCACCGCCGATGCCATCGCCGCCCGGCTGGGCATCGAGCCCACCGCCACGATCCGTCTGCGGGCGGGCATCAACTACGCACTGCTGGAGGCCAGCGGCGAGGGGCACTGCGGCCTGCCAACGGCGGAGCTGCTCAAGCTGGCGGGCGAGCTGCTGGCGGTGGAGCGACCAGGGGCGGATCCAACCGATACCTCCGCCGCCAGCCGCCGCGAACCCCTCGAACCCGCCCTGATCCAAACCGCCCTCGACCTGGAACTCAGCGAGGGCTCGGTGGTGGCCGACACCCTGGCGGGCGAGCCCGCCATCTTCCTGGCCCACCTGCACCGCGACGAACGCCGCATCGCTGAATCCCTGCAGGAGCTGGCGTTGGGAACACCGCCCTGGGGCGCCATCGATGCGGCCAAGGCGATCGGCTGGGTGGAGCAGCGCCTGGGCCTGCAGCTCGCCGCCAGCCAGAAGCAGGCGGTGGAGCTGGCCCTGGCCTGCAAGCTGCTGGTGATCACCGGCGGGCCGGGGGTGGGCAAGACCACCCTGATCAACGCCATCCTGCAGATCCTGGCGGCCAAGAAGCTGCGCATCCAGCTCTGCGCCCCCACCGGCCGGGCCGCCAAGCGCATGAGCGAAGCCACCGGCCTGGAGGCCAAAACCATCCACCGGCTGCTGGAGTTCGACCCGGCCAGCTATGGCTTCCGGCGCAATGCCGAACTGCCGCTGGAGTGCGACCTGCTGGTGGTCGACGAAACCTCGATGGTGGATGTGCCGCTGATGGCCGCGCTGCTGGCGGCGGTTCCGCCAGAGGCGGCACTGTTGCTGGTGGGCGATGTCGACCAGCTGCCCTCGGTGGGGCCCGGCCAGGTGCTGGCTGATGCAATCGCCAGCGGCGCCCTGGCGGTGGCGCGCCTGACGGAGGTGTTCCGCCAGGCGGCCAGCAGCCGGATCATCACCACCGCCCATGCCATCAACGCCGGCACGATCCCCGACCTGCGCTCCCCACCCGAGGGCACGAGCAGCGACTTCTACTTCCTGCCGGCCGAAACACCTGAGCAGGCGGTGAGCCTGATCCTCAAGGTAGTGGGCGAGCGCATCCCCGCCCGCTTTGGCTTTGATCCGGTGGGCGAGGTGCAGGTGCTCTGCCCGATGGCCCGCGGCGGCTGCGGCTCCCGCTCGCTGAACATCGAGCTGCAGCAGCTGCTCAACCCCGATCCCACCGAGCAGGTGGAGCGTTTCGGGTGGCGGTTTGCGCCCGGCGACAAGGTGATGCAGATCGCCAACGACTACGAGAAGGAGGTGTTCAACGGCGATGTCGGCACCATCGACGCCATCGACTCCGACAACAGTGAGCTGAGCGTGCTCTTTCCCACCAGCGAGGCGGGTACTGCGGGCAGCCGTGCAGTGGTCTACGGCTGGGGAGAGCTCGATCACCTGGTGCCCGCCTATGCCTGCACCATCCACAAGAGCCAAGGCAGCGAATACCCCGCCGTGGTGATCCCGCTGCTCACCCAGCACTACGCGATGCTGCAGCGCAATCTTGTGTACACGGGCCTCACCCGCGGCAAGCAGCTGGTGGTGCTGGTGGGCCAGAAGAAGGCCCTGGCCATGGCCGTGAAGAACCACCTGGGCCGCAGGCGTTACACCAAGCTGGCGGAGTGGTTGGCACCGGGACAGCGTTCAACGGACATGGATCGCAACCACGGCAGTTGA
- the istA gene encoding IS21 family transposase, which yields MLSPLEQSSRDAALETPEDVQAILGLTAAGWGRRRIARELGCSPETVRKYRRQGGWEAYGKPRRIGVLDGQYDWLKERFLAHNGNADVVRQELASEKGIAVSLRTVERAVEPWRQELRAAALATVRFETPPGKQLQADFGETYARIAGERAKVHLCVLTLGYSRRLVVRAYRHERQVNWLLAMEEAFRHWRGVPAEVLFDNARALVKEHDPARQVLVFNERLDAFARYWGFLPKACRPYRARTKGKDERGVGYVKTNAVAGREFASWEALEAHLERWSREVADVRIHGTTGEQPLLRFQREEAAALQPLPHKPSFLAERELVRVVHNDACVEVEGNWYSVPWALLKQRVSVLVGDQQVQIRHGGRVVARHGRVAANRRHRSVLRGHWDGLVPAPQQDLAERSLPSADGALCVGPASTTSPPCGGGTRRRAPVVRSSELARSLAVYAAEVGEEVAA from the coding sequence GTGCTGTCACCTCTGGAGCAGAGCTCCCGGGATGCGGCGTTGGAAACCCCAGAGGATGTCCAGGCGATCCTTGGCCTCACCGCAGCTGGCTGGGGCCGGCGGCGGATCGCCAGGGAACTGGGCTGCTCGCCTGAGACCGTCCGCAAGTACCGGCGGCAGGGCGGCTGGGAGGCCTACGGCAAACCCCGACGGATCGGCGTTCTCGATGGTCAGTACGACTGGCTCAAGGAGCGGTTCCTGGCCCACAACGGCAATGCCGATGTGGTGCGCCAGGAGCTGGCCAGCGAGAAAGGCATCGCCGTGTCACTGCGCACCGTGGAGCGGGCGGTGGAGCCCTGGCGGCAGGAGCTGCGGGCCGCTGCCCTGGCAACGGTGCGGTTTGAGACGCCGCCGGGCAAGCAACTGCAGGCCGATTTCGGTGAGACCTACGCCCGCATCGCCGGCGAGAGGGCCAAGGTGCACCTGTGCGTGCTGACCCTGGGGTACTCGCGGCGGCTGGTGGTGCGGGCCTACCGGCACGAGCGCCAGGTCAACTGGCTGTTGGCGATGGAGGAGGCCTTCCGCCACTGGCGGGGGGTGCCGGCCGAGGTGCTGTTCGATAACGCCCGTGCCCTGGTCAAGGAGCACGATCCGGCTCGCCAGGTGCTGGTGTTCAACGAACGGCTCGATGCCTTTGCCCGCTACTGGGGGTTCCTCCCCAAAGCCTGCCGGCCCTACCGGGCCAGGACCAAGGGAAAGGACGAGCGCGGCGTCGGTTACGTCAAGACCAATGCGGTGGCCGGCCGTGAGTTCGCCAGCTGGGAGGCGCTGGAAGCGCACCTGGAGCGCTGGAGCCGGGAGGTGGCCGATGTTCGCATCCACGGAACGACCGGCGAACAACCGCTCCTGCGATTCCAGCGGGAGGAGGCCGCTGCCCTGCAGCCGTTACCCCATAAGCCGTCGTTCCTGGCGGAACGGGAGCTGGTGCGGGTGGTCCACAACGACGCCTGCGTCGAGGTGGAGGGCAACTGGTACAGCGTGCCCTGGGCGCTGCTCAAGCAGCGGGTGAGCGTGCTGGTGGGGGATCAGCAGGTGCAGATCCGCCATGGCGGCCGGGTTGTTGCCCGGCATGGGCGCGTGGCGGCCAATCGTCGTCATCGCTCCGTGCTGCGGGGGCATTGGGACGGGCTGGTTCCAGCGCCGCAGCAGGACTTGGCCGAACGGTCACTGCCGTCAGCCGATGGCGCGCTCTGCGTTGGGCCCGCCTCCACCACGTCCCCGCCCTGTGGGGGCGGAACGCGGCGGCGGGCACCGGTGGTGCGCAGCTCAGAACTGGCCCGCTCCCTGGCGGTCTATGCCGCCGAGGTGGGCGAGGAGGTGGCGGCATGA
- the istB gene encoding IS21-like element helper ATPase IstB, whose protein sequence is MSPAKTGQPDRRQELMVTTPPVSALELDDMLTRLRLTAIRDQLDNLLEEAARKELNLREALAWLCAAEIARKDQRRIAMAMSIAKFPFVRTLEGFEYEAQPSLDPGQIRELATCRWVANGDTLLLLGPPGVGKTHLAVALGREAVSKGYTVQYVSAMELISTLARAHNQTALKSRLSQYGKSKLLIIDELGYLPLEPDAAHLFFQLISRRYERGSVLITSNRPVMEWGEVFGDQVVATAILDRLLHHSHVLTVRGDSYRLREKRRSGLIKSSSAVRTIPATGEEGSP, encoded by the coding sequence ATGAGTCCCGCCAAAACCGGTCAACCAGATCGTCGTCAGGAGCTGATGGTCACGACACCGCCGGTCTCCGCCCTGGAGCTCGATGACATGCTCACCCGCCTGCGATTGACCGCGATCCGGGACCAGCTCGACAACCTGCTCGAGGAGGCGGCCCGCAAGGAGCTGAACCTGCGCGAGGCGTTGGCCTGGCTGTGCGCGGCGGAGATCGCCCGCAAGGACCAGCGGCGAATCGCGATGGCGATGAGCATTGCCAAATTCCCGTTCGTGCGGACGCTGGAGGGGTTTGAGTACGAGGCCCAGCCCTCGCTCGATCCAGGCCAGATCCGGGAACTCGCCACCTGCCGCTGGGTCGCCAACGGCGACACCCTGCTGCTGCTGGGTCCGCCGGGGGTGGGCAAGACCCACCTGGCCGTCGCCCTGGGGCGTGAGGCGGTGAGCAAGGGCTACACCGTGCAGTACGTCTCGGCGATGGAGCTGATCTCCACCCTGGCCCGGGCCCACAACCAGACGGCGCTGAAGAGCCGGCTGAGCCAGTACGGCAAGAGCAAGCTGCTGATCATTGACGAGCTGGGCTACCTGCCGCTGGAGCCCGATGCGGCCCACCTGTTCTTCCAGCTGATCTCCCGTCGCTACGAGCGCGGCAGCGTGCTGATCACCTCCAACCGCCCCGTCATGGAGTGGGGCGAGGTGTTCGGTGATCAGGTCGTCGCCACCGCGATCCTCGATCGGCTGCTGCACCACAGCCATGTGCTGACCGTGCGGGGCGACAGCTACCGCCTGCGTGAGAAACGCCGCTCCGGTCTGATCAAGAGCAGCAGTGCGGTGAGGACCATCCCCGCCACCGGGGAGGAAGGGAGCCCATGA
- a CDS encoding radical SAM/SPASM domain-containing protein encodes MLSLTAPISIDINLTNICNLKCSFCSATPFSHSKQTSELTLDELSQLFDQIDEMGVFLVRLAGGEPLARPDFRQILHMVSLHDFESIILTNGVLLTPHLSHEIKASGVNSVAISVDGPNADIHDKSRGVPGSWAKLMTNLEGLRAAGLPYTAMLTVTATTCPHVVETVRILDTLGFNSVNLILLNFSGRAREGGEFPSWEAWEHAFLELTSYIEAGKIGLKVSVLPPHEDPAPYEMVAPLTAAGRLDALHSVWGIPPQALQGDGDLGCAAGRTQMTVFENGDVFGCELMRDFALLRAGSVRQSSLAEIWESSQVFQELRGLRKVDLEGSCSSCPITVCGGGCRASAANRTRSIRGSDTNCHLHR; translated from the coding sequence ATGCTCTCGCTCACCGCTCCGATATCCATCGATATAAACCTGACAAATATCTGCAATCTCAAATGCTCCTTTTGTTCAGCAACGCCCTTCAGTCACTCCAAGCAGACTAGCGAACTCACTCTCGATGAGCTCTCTCAACTCTTCGACCAGATCGACGAGATGGGTGTGTTCTTGGTACGTCTAGCTGGTGGTGAGCCGCTCGCCCGTCCCGATTTCCGTCAGATTCTGCATATGGTCTCACTACACGACTTTGAGTCGATCATTCTCACAAATGGGGTGCTCCTTACACCCCACTTATCCCACGAGATCAAGGCAAGCGGGGTGAACTCCGTCGCTATCAGCGTCGACGGCCCTAATGCCGACATACACGACAAGAGTCGGGGGGTGCCTGGTTCATGGGCCAAGTTGATGACCAACCTCGAAGGGCTGCGCGCCGCGGGTCTTCCCTACACCGCCATGTTGACGGTGACGGCAACCACGTGCCCCCATGTGGTGGAGACAGTCCGGATCCTGGACACGCTGGGGTTCAACAGCGTGAACCTCATCCTCCTCAACTTCTCAGGACGTGCCCGGGAAGGTGGCGAATTCCCAAGCTGGGAAGCATGGGAACACGCATTTCTCGAGCTCACCTCTTACATCGAAGCGGGCAAGATCGGGCTGAAGGTATCGGTACTGCCGCCTCACGAAGACCCCGCTCCCTACGAGATGGTCGCCCCCCTCACTGCCGCCGGCCGACTGGATGCGCTCCATTCCGTCTGGGGTATCCCACCCCAGGCTCTGCAAGGCGATGGAGATCTCGGCTGCGCGGCCGGCCGCACCCAGATGACCGTGTTCGAGAACGGCGACGTCTTTGGTTGCGAGCTGATGCGAGATTTTGCGCTCCTGCGTGCGGGAAGCGTTCGCCAGTCCAGCCTTGCCGAGATATGGGAGAGCAGTCAGGTCTTTCAAGAGCTAAGAGGTCTCCGAAAGGTCGATCTCGAAGGCAGCTGCAGCAGCTGTCCCATCACCGTATGCGGTGGTGGCTGCCGCGCATCAGCAGCAAATCGAACACGATCCATACGCGGATCCGACACCAACTGCCACCTTCACCGATGA
- a CDS encoding PPC domain-containing DNA-binding protein: MKVLPLRLTPGDDLRQALETWMGEQQEQAGCLISAVGSLSVAQLRLAGAAEATVINGELEILSLSGTLSPDGAHLHIAVADRRGTVIGGHLCAGSLVRTTAELVIGLLPDWQFSRELDPATGYPELRITPQARS, translated from the coding sequence ATGAAGGTGCTGCCACTGCGGCTGACACCGGGCGACGATCTGCGCCAGGCGCTGGAGACCTGGATGGGCGAACAACAGGAGCAGGCCGGCTGTCTGATCAGCGCCGTGGGGAGCCTGTCGGTGGCCCAGCTGCGCCTGGCGGGAGCAGCCGAGGCCACGGTGATCAACGGCGAGCTGGAGATCCTCAGCCTCTCCGGCACCCTCTCGCCCGATGGTGCCCACCTGCACATCGCCGTGGCCGACCGCAGGGGCACAGTGATCGGCGGCCACCTCTGCGCCGGCTCGCTGGTGCGCACCACCGCCGAGCTGGTGATTGGCCTGCTGCCGGACTGGCAGTTCAGCCGCGAACTGGATCCAGCCACCGGCTACCCCGAGCTGCGGATCACTCCTCAGGCTCGGAGCTGA
- a CDS encoding DUF1778 domain-containing protein, protein MARDQVLQLRASAEQRQLIDQAAAAEGISRTEFILRSCQERARDVLLDRTLFSLTPEQTTALLVDLEDSGAAAQDQASIDRLLELPLPWHAPA, encoded by the coding sequence ATGGCGCGCGATCAGGTGCTGCAGCTGCGGGCCTCGGCTGAGCAGCGCCAGCTGATTGATCAGGCCGCAGCGGCAGAAGGGATCAGCCGCACCGAATTCATCCTGCGCAGCTGCCAGGAGCGAGCACGGGATGTGCTGCTCGATCGCACGCTGTTTTCTCTGACGCCGGAGCAGACCACGGCCCTGCTGGTGGATCTGGAGGATTCCGGCGCTGCCGCCCAGGATCAGGCCAGCATCGACCGTCTGCTCGAGCTGCCGCTGCCCTGGCATGCGCCCGCCTGA
- a CDS encoding 2OG-Fe(II) oxygenase: MKLKRLPGSIAIVDEALPQELCRRLIALFLVSGEGISGRTEFGVHPIKRSIDWDIEASKNASVMGPVQSLESCLERAYEIALDDRHFPLNLLTSHYLLKRTAFVLQCYTDASHGFDWHVDSTPPDNRVLAGIAYLNSVEVGGETQFRGADAVAAVEGRVLLFPPFWTHVHRGCPPISGPKYVITWFVEAYPDAAL, from the coding sequence ATGAAGCTCAAACGCCTCCCGGGTAGCATTGCCATCGTCGACGAGGCTCTGCCACAGGAGCTGTGTCGGCGCCTCATTGCTTTATTTCTGGTTTCTGGCGAGGGTATTTCTGGGAGGACTGAGTTTGGGGTCCACCCGATAAAGCGCTCAATTGACTGGGACATCGAGGCCTCCAAGAATGCCTCGGTCATGGGACCGGTGCAGTCGCTTGAGTCGTGCCTAGAGCGCGCATATGAGATCGCCTTGGACGATCGACACTTCCCCCTAAATTTGCTCACATCGCACTACTTGCTCAAGCGCACGGCGTTCGTCCTGCAGTGCTACACGGACGCCTCGCACGGCTTTGATTGGCATGTCGACAGCACACCGCCGGACAATCGGGTGCTGGCTGGCATTGCCTATCTGAACTCGGTGGAGGTGGGGGGCGAGACCCAGTTCAGGGGAGCTGACGCCGTTGCTGCTGTCGAAGGTCGCGTCCTGCTATTCCCGCCGTTCTGGACTCATGTGCACCGAGGGTGCCCTCCAATCTCGGGCCCGAAGTATGTGATCACATGGTTCGTTGAAGCCTATCCAGATGCTGCTCTTTGA
- a CDS encoding siphovirus Gp157 family protein, whose product MSVLTTPIAPLTPAIPQAAGPSCSLQRSGSLWQLGIEAQELTTAIGQLAEQLETDDDDSRAQALGELEAALLAEEGNKAALAAKADATCWVIEHLRGQAAYRQQQAKRLTELARSDAGRADALEDSLVLVLTRLQPTATRFSFPNHELSSRKSQAVEIESEALLDPEWLCVKTTFSADKTAIKAALKAGQQITGAQLISRRSWRIH is encoded by the coding sequence ATGTCCGTTCTCACCACCCCCATCGCGCCTCTCACCCCGGCTATCCCTCAGGCCGCCGGGCCTTCCTGCTCCCTGCAGCGTTCCGGCTCGCTCTGGCAGCTGGGCATCGAGGCCCAGGAGCTCACCACCGCCATCGGCCAGCTCGCCGAGCAGCTGGAAACCGATGACGACGACAGTCGCGCCCAGGCCCTCGGCGAGCTCGAGGCTGCCCTGCTTGCAGAAGAGGGCAACAAGGCCGCCCTTGCGGCCAAGGCCGATGCCACCTGCTGGGTGATCGAGCACCTGCGCGGCCAGGCCGCCTACCGCCAGCAGCAGGCCAAGCGGCTCACCGAGCTGGCCCGCTCCGACGCCGGCCGGGCCGATGCCCTGGAGGACTCCCTGGTCCTGGTCCTCACGCGGCTGCAGCCCACGGCCACCCGCTTCTCGTTCCCCAACCACGAGCTCAGCAGCCGCAAGTCGCAGGCGGTCGAGATCGAAAGCGAGGCCCTGCTCGATCCCGAGTGGCTCTGCGTCAAAACCACCTTCTCGGCCGACAAGACCGCCATCAAGGCGGCTCTCAAGGCAGGCCAGCAGATCACCGGCGCCCAGCTGATCTCCCGCCGCTCCTGGCGCATCCACTGA
- a CDS encoding RAD52 family DNA repair protein, protein MTVAAPSTNGASTTSRPAAPRPVQRPPSALELIRSVDRAVETPAPEPATASAPEAPQAPPAGFSPEQLAALSAPLDRANVRQREQGRSKVHYLEGWQVIAEANRIFGFDGWQRQTIAVRCVAQAERLIGARGTSRDQKSGWGVTYTARVRVTVTAGGLAPLVREGSGAGHGIDVDLGQAHESALKEAETDAMKRALMTFGNPFGLALYDKRQREVTSSAAPERPMAHPRQGQPAPQHQARASTPAEPPAQAAVPAAQQDPGLLPLDAATIRTLHGAIRQLPRPLLEALTQGFRKRFSIPEEATTIADRILQKRHHDWIEAFLVQHQAGHQPG, encoded by the coding sequence ATGACCGTCGCCGCTCCTTCCACCAACGGGGCCAGCACCACCAGCCGGCCCGCTGCTCCTCGTCCTGTCCAGAGGCCTCCCTCAGCCCTGGAGCTGATCCGCTCCGTCGATCGCGCCGTGGAGACTCCAGCGCCAGAGCCTGCAACAGCCTCGGCACCGGAAGCCCCCCAGGCTCCGCCTGCCGGCTTCTCCCCCGAACAGCTCGCCGCTCTTTCCGCCCCCCTCGATCGGGCCAACGTCCGCCAGCGGGAGCAGGGCCGATCGAAGGTCCACTACCTCGAAGGCTGGCAGGTGATCGCGGAAGCGAACCGCATCTTTGGTTTCGATGGCTGGCAGCGCCAGACCATCGCCGTCCGCTGCGTCGCCCAGGCCGAACGCTTGATCGGTGCCAGAGGCACGAGCCGAGATCAGAAGTCGGGCTGGGGCGTCACCTACACCGCCCGTGTGCGCGTCACCGTCACCGCTGGAGGCCTGGCACCCCTGGTTCGGGAGGGCAGCGGCGCCGGCCACGGCATCGACGTTGACCTGGGCCAGGCCCATGAATCCGCCCTCAAGGAAGCCGAGACCGATGCCATGAAGCGGGCATTGATGACCTTCGGGAACCCGTTTGGACTGGCGCTCTACGACAAGCGCCAGCGGGAGGTGACCAGCTCAGCGGCACCAGAACGCCCAATGGCTCACCCGCGGCAGGGCCAGCCAGCTCCCCAGCACCAGGCAAGGGCATCGACACCGGCAGAGCCCCCGGCTCAGGCTGCTGTCCCTGCAGCCCAGCAGGATCCGGGGCTGCTCCCCCTCGATGCGGCCACGATCCGCACGCTGCACGGCGCCATCCGCCAGCTCCCTCGCCCCCTGCTGGAGGCCCTCACCCAGGGCTTCCGCAAGCGCTTCTCCATCCCTGAGGAGGCCACGACGATCGCTGATCGGATCCTGCAGAAGCGACACCACGACTGGATCGAGGCGTTTTTAGTGCAGCACCAGGCTGGTCATCAGCCCGGTTGA
- a CDS encoding SLOG family protein, whose amino-acid sequence MSSAAVAQAAALPLPDLLPPPVLAHRSVVIVAAGGRDLVWPQERIASALLQRSGGRPVHLLLHGGARGADRSIGRAAQQLGWRVQALAADWRRHGRAAGPIRNRLLLEQALVEAQAHTCPAFSASVLVIAFPGGAGTASLVQQARRCSSRSPVPVVVMEVPPPFSPEPLGA is encoded by the coding sequence TTGTCCTCTGCTGCAGTGGCCCAGGCCGCTGCATTGCCTCTCCCTGATCTCCTGCCGCCGCCGGTGCTGGCGCATCGCTCGGTCGTCATCGTCGCCGCTGGTGGCCGTGATCTCGTCTGGCCCCAGGAGCGCATCGCCTCCGCCCTGCTCCAGCGCAGCGGTGGCCGGCCTGTCCATCTGCTGCTGCATGGCGGGGCCCGTGGCGCAGATCGCTCCATCGGCCGTGCCGCCCAGCAGCTCGGCTGGCGGGTCCAAGCCCTCGCCGCTGATTGGCGCCGTCATGGCCGTGCTGCCGGGCCGATCCGCAATCGCCTCCTGCTGGAGCAGGCCCTGGTGGAGGCCCAGGCCCACACCTGCCCGGCGTTCAGCGCCTCGGTGCTGGTGATCGCCTTTCCCGGTGGGGCAGGCACGGCCTCGCTGGTGCAGCAGGCCCGCCGCTGCTCCTCCCGTTCGCCGGTGCCGGTGGTGGTGATGGAAGTGCCGCCGCCCTTCTCGCCGGAGCCCCTCGGCGCCTGA
- a CDS encoding AbrB family transcriptional regulator, producing the protein MLTGADLLAKVKELGDASKSDLVRGCGYVSTKKDGTERLNFTAFYEALLEGKGMNLGAGGGRGGRGRPGRQLSYVTKVQFNGNLLVGKAYTAQLGLEPGDEFEIKLGRKQIKLIPLGAAEEE; encoded by the coding sequence ATGCTGACCGGTGCTGATCTGCTCGCCAAAGTCAAGGAGCTGGGCGATGCCTCCAAGTCCGACCTGGTGCGCGGCTGTGGCTACGTCTCCACCAAGAAGGACGGCACGGAGCGCCTGAATTTCACTGCCTTCTATGAGGCCCTGCTGGAGGGAAAGGGCATGAACCTTGGTGCCGGCGGTGGCCGTGGCGGCAGGGGCCGACCGGGCCGGCAGCTCAGCTACGTCACCAAGGTGCAGTTCAACGGCAATCTGCTGGTCGGCAAGGCCTATACCGCCCAGCTGGGCCTGGAGCCCGGCGATGAGTTCGAGATCAAGCTGGGCCGCAAGCAGATCAAGCTCATCCCTCTTGGCGCTGCAGAAGAGGAGTGA